The following are encoded in a window of Eschrichtius robustus isolate mEscRob2 chromosome 1, mEscRob2.pri, whole genome shotgun sequence genomic DNA:
- the CMTM5 gene encoding LOW QUALITY PROTEIN: CKLF-like MARVEL transmembrane domain-containing protein 5 (The sequence of the model RefSeq protein was modified relative to this genomic sequence to represent the inferred CDS: deleted 2 bases in 1 codon; substituted 1 base at 1 genomic stop codon), which translates to MCCLGGSACTSRALWAAGCRPFWAAAFSRVPQQACPLHFQVSRSAFLLLSASPSXQFSIFLFLPGWWQWGLCPVGPVEMLSAWNRRDRPPEEGAAAGLQGFTVDKTFLSSLKGILLETELALTFIIFVCFTASISAYMAAALLEFFITLAFLFLYATQYYQRFDRLNWPCLDFLRCVSASIIFLVVSFAAVTSRDGAAIAAFVFGIILVSVFAYDAFKIYRTEMAPRATQGDQ; encoded by the exons ATGTGCTGCCTGGGGGGCAGTGCATGCACCAGCCGAGCACTCTGGGCAGCTGGGTGCAGGCCCTTCTGGGCAGCCGCCTTCTCCAGGGTCCCACAGCAGGCCTGCCCGCTTCACTTTCAGGTTTCTCGCAGTGCCTTCCTGCTCCTCTCTGCTTCCCCATCCTGACAgttttccattttcctg ttccttcctGGCTGGTGGCAGTGGGGGCTGTGCCCGGTGGGCCCCGTGGAGATGCTCAGTGCTTGGAATCGCCGGGACCGGCCCCCTGAAGAGGGGGCAGCTGCGGGGCTCCAGGGCTTCACCGTGGACAAGACgttcctctcctccctcaaaggcATCCTGCTGGAAACTGAGCTG GCCCTGACCTTCATCATCTTCGTCTGTTTCACGGCCTCCATCTCCGCCTACATGGCTGCTGCGCTACTGGAGTTCTTCATCACACTAGCCTTCCTCTTCCTCTACGCCACCCAGTACTACCAGCGCTTCGATCGGCTGAACTGGCCCTGTCTG gacTTCCTCCGCTGTGTCAGCGCCAGCATCATCTTCCTGGTGGTCTCCTTTGCGGCTGTGACCTCCCGGGACGGAGCTGCCATTGCTGCTTTT GTTTTTGGCATCATCCTGGTTTCCGTCTTTGCCTACGATGCCTTCAAGATCTACCGGACTGAGATGGCACCCAGGGCCACCCAGG GGGACCAGTAG